From the Halalkalicoccus sp. CGA53 genome, one window contains:
- a CDS encoding 30S ribosomal protein S3ae → MSERSVSRRKQEKRWYSVLAPEQFDRAELGKTPADEPDQVYDRKIETTLGELTNNASENNTKLTFQVTDVGSDAAYTEFVKHELARDYLRSLVRRGASKIDATVTVLTADDHRVQIQPVAFTTKKANHSQERAIRRLMIDMTREAARERTFEEVVDSVVGGRLSSAIYGEAKQVYPLRRVEIQKLTLEARPEEVAEEEEVAVEIDEEDVAVDDDE, encoded by the coding sequence ATGAGTGAACGATCCGTATCCCGACGGAAACAGGAGAAACGATGGTACAGCGTGCTCGCACCCGAGCAGTTCGACCGGGCCGAACTCGGAAAGACCCCGGCTGACGAACCCGACCAGGTCTACGATCGGAAGATCGAGACCACGCTCGGCGAGCTCACGAACAACGCGAGCGAGAACAACACGAAGCTCACCTTCCAGGTGACCGACGTCGGTAGCGACGCGGCGTACACCGAGTTCGTCAAGCACGAACTCGCCCGGGACTACCTGCGCAGCCTCGTCCGCCGCGGCGCCTCGAAGATCGACGCGACGGTGACGGTGCTCACCGCGGACGACCACCGGGTGCAGATCCAGCCGGTCGCGTTCACGACGAAGAAGGCAAACCACAGCCAGGAGCGCGCGATCCGCCGCCTGATGATCGACATGACCCGCGAGGCCGCAAGAGAGCGCACGTTCGAGGAGGTCGTCGACAGCGTCGTCGGCGGGCGGCTCTCGAGTGCGATCTACGGCGAGGCGAAGCAGGTCTACCCGCTGCGTCGCGTCGAGATCCAGAAGCTGACCCTCGAGGCACGACCGGAGGAGGTCGCCGAGGAGGAGGAGGTCGCCGTCGAGATCGACGAGGAAGACGTCGCCGTCGACGACGACGAGTAA
- a CDS encoding cupredoxin domain-containing protein produces the protein MDRRAFIAAAGAVATAGCTALGSDDYDVGMSAHEFLPEELAIAVGETVVWENTGSRGHTVTAYDGGIPEGAAFFATGGYGSEAEARDAWEEGGGGLISTGERFEHTFEVPGRHAYVCIPHEVGGMIGAILVEE, from the coding sequence ATGGACAGACGCGCCTTCATCGCCGCCGCTGGCGCGGTCGCGACGGCGGGCTGTACCGCGCTCGGCTCCGACGACTACGACGTCGGGATGAGCGCCCACGAGTTCCTCCCCGAGGAGCTCGCGATAGCGGTCGGCGAGACGGTCGTCTGGGAGAACACCGGTTCGCGCGGGCACACCGTCACCGCCTACGACGGCGGCATCCCCGAGGGCGCGGCGTTCTTCGCGACCGGTGGCTACGGGAGCGAGGCCGAGGCCCGCGATGCGTGGGAGGAGGGGGGCGGAGGACTCATCTCGACCGGCGAGCGCTTCGAACACACGTTCGAGGTGCCCGGGAGACACGCCTACGTCTGCATCCCACACGAGGTCGGCGGGATGATCGGTGCGATACTCGTCGAGGAGTAG
- a CDS encoding DUF7504 family protein — protein sequence MGGGATGETEGFSNVLLLAPDALDTGTGAAIAAEDPTYTTVVAIGRDRSPDEFVGSWRASERAEPADWRFVAIDEFARGAAAARPRPTGGPRPPTPVRSVSDPGDVGAIRAALGAHLDSIETDALVWFEVSSVLEALGELGTFALLRTLSVDIERAGATGFFVLDPTAYDRSTIRTLALVCDVVGGLVPEGDGWSSLYAIHGGPAPTLPAIDRDRPVNELVGLLVHPRRRRVLAALFSHAGPVTVRDLANDVAAAEADGPVEDVSDDERSLVSLDLHHLHLPKLADYGVVAYDTDRRLVELVGHTTNLDLYLALVEEFDLSTTV from the coding sequence ATGGGAGGGGGAGCAACCGGGGAGACGGAGGGGTTCTCGAACGTGCTACTGCTGGCGCCGGACGCGCTCGACACCGGAACCGGCGCCGCCATCGCCGCCGAGGACCCGACGTACACGACGGTGGTCGCGATCGGCCGGGACCGATCGCCCGACGAGTTCGTGGGATCGTGGCGGGCGTCGGAACGGGCGGAGCCGGCCGACTGGCGGTTCGTCGCCATCGACGAGTTCGCGCGCGGGGCGGCCGCCGCTCGGCCACGGCCGACCGGTGGTCCGCGGCCGCCGACCCCGGTCAGATCGGTCTCCGACCCGGGCGACGTCGGCGCGATCAGGGCCGCTCTCGGTGCGCACCTCGACTCGATCGAGACCGACGCGCTCGTCTGGTTCGAGGTCTCGAGCGTACTCGAAGCGCTCGGCGAGCTCGGGACGTTCGCGCTGCTCAGGACGCTCTCGGTCGACATCGAACGAGCGGGGGCGACCGGCTTCTTCGTCCTCGATCCGACGGCGTACGACCGTTCGACGATCAGGACGCTCGCGCTCGTCTGTGACGTGGTCGGCGGCCTCGTTCCGGAGGGAGACGGCTGGAGCTCGCTCTACGCGATCCACGGCGGACCCGCGCCGACGCTCCCCGCCATCGACCGCGACCGTCCCGTCAACGAACTCGTCGGGCTACTGGTCCACCCGCGACGCCGGCGCGTACTTGCCGCGCTCTTCTCGCACGCCGGCCCGGTGACGGTCCGCGACCTCGCGAACGACGTCGCCGCGGCCGAGGCCGATGGCCCGGTCGAGGACGTCTCCGACGACGAACGGTCGCTGGTCAGCCTCGACCTCCACCACCTCCACCTCCCGAAGCTCGCGGACTACGGCGTGGTCGCCTACGACACCGACCGACGTCTCGTCGAACTGGTCGGTCACACGACGAATCTGGACCTCTATCTCGCACTGGTCGAGGAGTTCGACCTCTCGACGACGGTCTGA
- a CDS encoding protein sorting system archaetidylserine synthase (This PssA-like phosphatidyltransferase, along with a PssD-like decarboxylase, is required in Haloarchaea for the archaeosortase ArtA to replace the PGF-CTERM sorting signal with a C-terminal lipid anchor.): protein MRLAPRFVGRLGVADVVTVGNAALGFLAAIVATLDPWRGAQLILLAAVADGLDGLLARRYGGTPAGPYLDSLADVASFAVAPAVLLFVVARDGWGITGAEPSVETAVALGVPALFVAVGVVRLGLYTAYDTADHHTFGVPTTLAATIVGAAVLAEVTDPIPLYLLAIVFCYLMVSPIRYPDLLARDALIMGVVHCLAVAIPGFGGGIFPVALLTLAVVYLFLGPRFYWGDAEREGKRS, encoded by the coding sequence ATGCGTCTCGCCCCGCGGTTCGTCGGCCGGCTCGGCGTCGCCGACGTGGTGACGGTCGGGAACGCCGCGCTCGGCTTCCTCGCGGCGATCGTCGCCACGCTCGACCCCTGGCGCGGGGCACAGCTCATCCTGCTGGCGGCGGTGGCGGACGGCCTCGACGGCCTGCTCGCACGTCGATACGGGGGCACCCCCGCGGGCCCGTACCTCGACTCGCTCGCCGACGTGGCCTCGTTCGCGGTCGCCCCTGCGGTCCTGCTGTTCGTCGTCGCCCGCGACGGCTGGGGGATCACCGGTGCAGAACCGTCGGTCGAGACCGCGGTCGCGCTCGGGGTGCCAGCGCTGTTCGTCGCGGTCGGCGTGGTCAGGCTCGGACTCTACACCGCCTACGACACCGCCGACCACCACACGTTCGGGGTGCCGACGACGCTCGCCGCGACCATCGTCGGCGCCGCGGTGCTGGCCGAGGTCACCGATCCGATCCCGCTCTACCTCCTCGCGATAGTTTTCTGTTACCTGATGGTCTCGCCGATCCGCTACCCCGACCTCCTCGCGCGTGACGCGCTCATCATGGGCGTCGTCCACTGTCTCGCGGTCGCTATCCCCGGCTTCGGCGGCGGGATCTTCCCGGTCGCGCTGCTGACGCTCGCGGTGGTCTACCTCTTTCTCGGCCCGCGCTTTTACTGGGGTGACGCGGAACGGGAAGGGAAACGCTCATAG
- a CDS encoding HEAT repeat domain-containing protein, with protein sequence MSEDEAPDEERAEGGDEEGTAGDEPEEETSNEAVDGTEEASEAEDVEEDTAADEDENDDDDSGTDSDDEPGLSEEELHEALDDAEGMLEEAETEADLDEVEATIEAIEVDLGAAELPEPDEEDEDAEDPREELESRIEELRSELEDQRGPYTEDVVEAIESEVDTVEEEEWTDDGLEEATAAVEAFLTAIDDLLSDDVADSVDEDVDALTAALERAIAAVEAGDLDPDADSETIAALLEATDDLESDLDDAEVWLDLSVRERMQRQGFYDVLSHYKDYPPEWSALKEHEKRGNADMVLLAFEMFDSDFMEEHCLSALKRMGDERAVEPMMELAQKRNKPAIEILGKVASDEPVEMLREYAAAEKDPQLQYVTLKALGEIGSEEGTQAVADQLVAESYEVRSRAARALGLIGDTRAVDPLSTVLADDESDVVRASAAWALNQIGTESALSVVREYAEDRAYIVQSEAKKAETATAGV encoded by the coding sequence ATGAGCGAGGACGAGGCTCCCGACGAGGAGAGGGCGGAGGGAGGCGACGAGGAGGGCACAGCGGGTGACGAGCCGGAGGAAGAGACCTCGAACGAGGCGGTAGACGGGACCGAAGAGGCGTCCGAAGCCGAGGACGTGGAAGAGGACACCGCCGCCGACGAGGACGAGAACGACGATGACGACTCCGGGACCGATAGCGACGACGAGCCCGGCCTCAGCGAGGAGGAACTCCACGAGGCTCTCGACGACGCCGAGGGGATGCTCGAGGAGGCGGAGACAGAGGCCGATCTCGACGAGGTGGAGGCGACGATCGAGGCGATCGAGGTCGACCTCGGCGCGGCCGAACTCCCCGAACCGGACGAAGAGGACGAGGACGCGGAGGACCCGAGGGAGGAGCTCGAATCGCGGATCGAAGAGCTTCGATCAGAGCTCGAAGACCAGCGCGGTCCTTACACCGAGGACGTCGTCGAGGCGATCGAGTCGGAGGTCGACACCGTCGAGGAGGAGGAGTGGACCGACGACGGCCTCGAAGAGGCGACCGCCGCGGTCGAGGCCTTCCTCACAGCGATCGACGACCTCCTGAGCGACGACGTAGCGGACTCCGTCGACGAGGACGTCGACGCACTGACGGCAGCACTCGAGCGGGCGATCGCAGCGGTCGAGGCGGGAGACCTCGATCCCGACGCCGATAGCGAGACGATCGCCGCGCTGCTGGAGGCGACCGACGACCTCGAATCCGATCTCGACGACGCGGAGGTCTGGCTCGACCTCTCGGTGCGCGAGCGGATGCAGCGTCAGGGCTTCTACGACGTGCTCAGTCACTACAAGGACTACCCGCCGGAGTGGTCGGCGCTCAAGGAACACGAGAAACGTGGCAACGCCGACATGGTGTTGCTCGCGTTCGAGATGTTCGACTCGGACTTCATGGAGGAGCACTGCCTCTCCGCACTGAAGCGGATGGGCGACGAGCGCGCGGTCGAGCCGATGATGGAGCTGGCACAGAAGCGCAACAAGCCGGCGATCGAGATCCTCGGGAAGGTCGCGAGCGACGAGCCGGTCGAGATGCTCCGCGAGTACGCCGCCGCCGAGAAGGATCCACAGTTGCAGTACGTCACGCTGAAGGCCCTCGGCGAGATCGGGAGCGAGGAGGGCACGCAGGCGGTCGCCGACCAGCTCGTCGCGGAGAGCTACGAGGTGAGGAGCAGGGCAGCCCGCGCACTCGGACTGATCGGCGACACACGGGCGGTCGACCCGCTTTCGACGGTCCTCGCCGACGACGAGAGCGATGTCGTCCGCGCGAGCGCGGCCTGGGCGCTCAACCAGATCGGAACCGAGAGCGCGCTGTCGGTCGTCCGCGAGTACGCCGAGGACCGGGCGTACATCGTCCAGTCGGAGGCGAAGAAGGCCGAGACGGCCACCGCGGGCGTCTGA
- a CDS encoding phospholipase D-like domain-containing protein codes for MSRWSSSLVPVTVFAFVLVAIAIVAVGSIGTASGSGAPQIVEVYPNTAAEGNAGEHVVVSFPEPTDLNGWELADDRSTVPLGNGTAEGRVAFSTHPGYAAVFAEDPVHGLDGFIALSQEGDHIRLLYEGVVVDEVRYDRAPRAQRWVRLGPDSGPGHEEWRWIPERATGFEAESYEVEEATVFVLPDAPELPTEVLSSAEDRLLFAGYTVSSERAVGELLAAHDRGVEVVVLVDGTPVGGQTEHEAEALDRLADAGVEVRVFDGDRQRYRFHHAKYAVSDDRVLVLTENWKPSGTEGRSSRGWGVSVTDDAVAEDVVRVFEADSYGHDTVVWNEYREDREFVGSEPANATYPAEFRAKTLPADSVRVVAAPDNAEGETIAMLAGAEESIRVQQVSVGDTDHPFVEETMVAAERGVEVEYVLDGSWYVASENREFVRYVEERRTEDGLPVDARVVEPRSRFEKVHTKGVIVDDRRVLVSSVNWNNNSVRNNRELGLLVESEEVGGFYASVFRSDWYGGRWQLPVEFGAGVAISVGLAGWIGKRAIRFEG; via the coding sequence GTGTCACGGTGGTCGTCCTCGCTCGTCCCCGTTACCGTTTTCGCGTTCGTTCTCGTAGCCATCGCGATCGTCGCGGTGGGGTCGATCGGGACGGCCTCCGGCTCCGGGGCACCACAGATCGTCGAGGTCTATCCGAACACCGCCGCCGAGGGGAACGCGGGCGAACACGTCGTGGTCTCGTTTCCCGAACCGACGGATCTGAACGGGTGGGAACTCGCCGACGACCGCTCGACGGTCCCGCTCGGAAACGGGACGGCCGAGGGGAGGGTCGCGTTCAGCACCCACCCCGGCTACGCAGCGGTGTTCGCGGAGGACCCCGTCCACGGACTCGACGGGTTCATCGCACTCTCGCAGGAGGGCGACCACATCCGGCTGCTGTACGAGGGTGTGGTCGTCGACGAGGTTCGGTACGACCGGGCGCCGAGAGCACAGCGATGGGTCCGTCTCGGTCCCGACAGTGGACCCGGCCACGAGGAGTGGCGCTGGATCCCCGAGCGAGCGACCGGGTTCGAGGCCGAGAGCTACGAGGTGGAGGAGGCGACGGTGTTCGTCCTCCCCGACGCACCCGAACTCCCGACCGAGGTGCTCTCTAGTGCCGAGGACAGACTGCTCTTCGCCGGCTACACCGTCAGTTCGGAGCGTGCAGTCGGGGAACTCCTCGCGGCACACGACCGAGGCGTCGAGGTGGTCGTCCTCGTCGACGGGACGCCGGTCGGCGGGCAGACCGAACACGAGGCCGAGGCGCTCGACCGGCTCGCCGACGCCGGCGTCGAGGTCCGGGTGTTCGACGGCGACCGCCAGCGGTATCGGTTTCACCACGCGAAGTACGCTGTCTCGGACGACCGCGTACTGGTGCTCACCGAGAACTGGAAACCCTCCGGGACCGAGGGTCGTTCCAGCCGTGGCTGGGGCGTCTCCGTGACCGACGACGCCGTCGCCGAGGACGTCGTCCGTGTGTTCGAAGCCGACTCGTACGGCCACGACACGGTCGTATGGAATGAGTACCGCGAGGACCGGGAGTTCGTCGGTTCCGAGCCGGCGAACGCGACCTACCCCGCCGAGTTCCGGGCGAAGACGCTGCCCGCCGACTCCGTTCGGGTCGTGGCCGCTCCGGACAACGCCGAGGGAGAGACGATAGCGATGCTCGCGGGCGCCGAGGAGTCGATCCGCGTCCAGCAGGTCTCGGTCGGGGATACCGACCACCCGTTCGTCGAGGAGACGATGGTCGCCGCCGAACGTGGCGTCGAAGTCGAGTACGTCCTGGATGGGTCGTGGTACGTCGCGAGCGAAAACCGCGAGTTCGTCCGCTACGTCGAGGAGCGACGGACGGAGGACGGGCTTCCGGTCGACGCCCGCGTCGTCGAACCTCGCTCGCGCTTCGAGAAGGTCCACACGAAGGGCGTGATCGTCGACGACCGGAGGGTGCTCGTCTCCTCCGTGAACTGGAACAACAACTCCGTGCGGAACAACCGCGAACTCGGCCTGCTCGTCGAGAGCGAGGAGGTCGGGGGGTTCTACGCGAGCGTCTTCCGGTCGGACTGGTACGGCGGCCGGTGGCAGTTGCCGGTCGAGTTCGGCGCGGGGGTAGCGATCTCCGTGGGGCTCGCGGGCTGGATCGGGAAACGTGCGATCCGGTTCGAGGGGTGA
- a CDS encoding esterase/lipase family protein — MSRDTRPNAGRNTPTRRRVLRTIGATAAVPVVGSGATSGERGDTELAGLQIEAGDPCEWERTDDARLPFETDGYGGWGGHESLGTDPGLDRYPVVFAHGNSRDACDFLDHAEYLVERGFGGDALWSITFGREGSTHEEMRDQLDGFVARIREYTGVDRVQVVGHSLGVTGLRYWLDGLENYPERYDRVETVVGLAGANRGTWTCGPGCREGPGNTRVCAFISHSCADTPGEPLYELNHPDATPNDDAIDYHTVRGCDDRFFLLRPESPTLDGAENVELATDHDGVRTEEATKRLLAEWLSTPLSSSSSPRSPRY, encoded by the coding sequence GTGTCACGCGATACGCGGCCGAACGCGGGGAGGAACACGCCGACCAGGCGACGCGTGCTTCGGACGATCGGTGCTACGGCGGCCGTACCGGTCGTGGGAAGCGGCGCCACGAGCGGTGAGCGTGGCGACACCGAGCTCGCGGGGTTGCAGATCGAAGCGGGCGATCCCTGCGAGTGGGAGCGGACCGACGACGCTCGGCTCCCGTTCGAAACCGACGGGTACGGCGGCTGGGGCGGCCACGAGTCCCTCGGTACCGACCCCGGCCTCGACCGTTATCCGGTCGTCTTCGCCCACGGGAACTCCCGCGACGCGTGTGACTTCCTCGATCACGCCGAGTACCTCGTCGAGCGGGGGTTCGGCGGCGACGCGCTCTGGTCGATCACGTTCGGTCGCGAGGGGAGCACCCACGAGGAGATGCGCGACCAGCTGGACGGGTTCGTGGCGAGGATCCGCGAGTACACTGGTGTCGACCGGGTGCAGGTCGTCGGCCACAGCCTGGGCGTGACGGGCCTTCGCTACTGGCTGGACGGCCTGGAAAACTACCCGGAACGCTACGACCGGGTCGAGACGGTCGTCGGGCTGGCGGGGGCGAACCGGGGCACCTGGACCTGTGGGCCGGGGTGCAGGGAGGGACCGGGGAACACGCGGGTCTGTGCGTTCATCTCGCATAGCTGCGCCGACACGCCGGGCGAACCGCTGTACGAACTCAACCATCCCGACGCGACCCCGAACGACGACGCGATCGACTACCACACGGTCCGGGGGTGTGACGACCGGTTCTTCCTTCTCAGACCGGAGAGCCCGACGCTCGACGGCGCGGAGAACGTCGAACTGGCGACCGATCACGACGGTGTTCGGACCGAGGAGGCCACCAAGCGGTTGCTCGCCGAGTGGCTCTCGACACCGCTCTCGTCGTCCTCCTCCCCCCGGTCTCCTCGCTACTAA
- a CDS encoding DHH family phosphoesterase — protein MASHSEADGEFVVHDLASDCTIGDVEEDLTYLGTVNGVVEYGVFVDLSDHVSGLVHESTLEESYAVGDRLAVSLDRIRENGDVAFSPAPADLETATVVTVDHAYEVTRVSGLDEGEEVDVEGEVVQIKQTGGPTIFQIADSTGIVPCAAFEAAGVRAHPEIEVGDVVHATGRVELREGSTQVEIESITALAGEDETEIRARLDAAIDDRATPHDVDPLVEWSAMEPLLSDLHEVATLLRRMVLEGRPIRMRHHADGDGMCAAVPLALALRRFIAEVHEDDDATRHLLKRLPSKAPFYEMEDATRDLNYSLADRARHGQKLPLLLMLDNGSTEEDVPAYRTLSHYDIPIVAIDHHHPDPEAVDPLLAAHVNPYLHGEDYRITTGMLCVELARMIDPSVTGELGHVPAVAGISDRSSAGAMDDYLALAEEAGYGTEDVHEISDALDYAAHWLKYNAGQPLISDVLNVDCDDEARHRELVSFLAERAGRDIDVQLDAVLPHAERSRLENGAHLCRIDVEEHAHRFTFPAPGTTTGAVHDRVVEETGGDPVITIGVGPDFAVLRSDGVRLDIPRMVTELVEETTGAGVEGGGHLVVGSIKFVKGRREEVLESLIEKMAEAEIDEALSAAAHTYE, from the coding sequence ATGGCTTCTCACTCCGAAGCGGACGGCGAGTTCGTCGTCCACGATCTCGCGTCCGACTGCACGATCGGTGACGTCGAGGAGGATCTCACGTATCTCGGTACGGTCAACGGCGTCGTCGAGTACGGCGTCTTCGTCGACCTCTCCGATCACGTCTCCGGCCTCGTCCACGAGTCGACCCTCGAGGAGAGCTACGCGGTCGGCGATCGACTGGCCGTCTCCCTCGACCGGATCCGGGAGAACGGCGACGTCGCCTTCTCGCCCGCGCCGGCCGACCTCGAGACGGCCACGGTCGTGACCGTCGACCACGCCTACGAGGTGACGCGGGTCTCCGGGCTCGACGAGGGCGAGGAAGTGGATGTCGAGGGCGAGGTCGTCCAGATCAAGCAGACCGGCGGCCCCACGATCTTCCAGATCGCCGATTCGACCGGGATCGTCCCGTGTGCAGCGTTCGAGGCCGCGGGCGTGCGAGCACACCCCGAGATCGAGGTCGGCGACGTCGTCCACGCGACCGGACGCGTCGAGCTGCGAGAGGGATCGACACAGGTCGAGATCGAGTCGATCACCGCGCTCGCCGGGGAGGACGAGACGGAGATCAGAGCGCGCCTCGACGCCGCGATCGACGACCGGGCGACTCCACACGACGTCGACCCACTCGTCGAGTGGTCGGCGATGGAGCCGCTGCTCTCCGACCTCCACGAGGTCGCCACGCTGCTCCGTCGGATGGTGCTCGAGGGCCGACCGATCCGGATGCGTCACCACGCCGACGGCGACGGGATGTGCGCGGCGGTCCCCCTCGCGCTCGCACTGCGCCGGTTCATCGCCGAGGTCCACGAGGACGACGACGCCACCCGACACCTGCTCAAGCGACTGCCGAGCAAGGCGCCCTTCTACGAGATGGAGGACGCCACGCGGGACCTGAACTACTCGCTCGCCGATCGCGCCCGACACGGCCAGAAACTCCCGCTGCTGCTCATGCTCGACAACGGCTCGACCGAGGAGGACGTTCCCGCCTACCGCACGCTCTCGCACTACGACATTCCGATCGTCGCGATCGATCACCACCACCCCGACCCCGAAGCGGTCGACCCACTGCTCGCCGCCCACGTGAACCCCTACCTCCACGGCGAGGACTACCGTATTACCACTGGAATGCTCTGTGTCGAACTCGCCCGGATGATCGATCCCTCGGTGACAGGAGAACTCGGCCACGTCCCCGCGGTGGCGGGGATCTCCGATCGCTCGTCGGCGGGCGCGATGGACGACTACCTCGCGCTCGCAGAGGAGGCGGGCTACGGGACCGAGGACGTCCACGAGATCAGCGACGCACTCGACTACGCCGCCCACTGGTTGAAGTACAACGCCGGGCAGCCCCTCATCAGCGACGTGCTCAACGTCGACTGCGACGACGAGGCCCGCCACCGCGAGCTCGTCTCCTTTCTCGCCGAGCGCGCGGGGCGAGACATCGACGTCCAGCTCGACGCGGTGTTGCCGCACGCGGAACGGAGCCGGTTGGAGAACGGCGCGCACCTCTGTCGGATCGACGTCGAGGAGCACGCCCACCGCTTTACGTTCCCCGCGCCGGGGACCACGACGGGCGCGGTCCACGATCGCGTCGTCGAGGAGACCGGCGGCGACCCGGTGATCACGATCGGCGTCGGCCCCGACTTCGCGGTGCTCCGAAGCGACGGCGTCCGCCTCGACATCCCCCGCATGGTCACCGAACTCGTCGAGGAGACGACCGGGGCAGGCGTCGAGGGCGGCGGCCACCTCGTCGTCGGCTCGATCAAGTTCGTGAAGGGCCGACGCGAGGAGGTCCTGGAGTCGCTGATCGAGAAGATGGCGGAGGCGGAGATCGACGAGGCGCTCTCCGCGGCGGCGCACACGTACGAGTAG
- a CDS encoding Mov34/MPN/PAD-1 family protein — protein MGLFRSPFRSREVLGIAADTLEFALRASEEAHPNEYMGLLRGEDAGDLGLDRDGLVITDVLFIPGTETNPVSATIKNSAIPNDSREVGSVHSHPNGVLRPSDADLATFTRGSVHVIIGAPYGENDWKAFDSDGYETDLDVLSVTLPDDDAFFDFDQNDIDEELRREDRPRW, from the coding sequence ATGGGCCTGTTCCGGTCGCCGTTTCGCTCCCGTGAGGTGCTCGGCATCGCCGCCGACACCCTCGAGTTCGCTCTCCGCGCCTCGGAGGAGGCACACCCGAACGAGTACATGGGACTGCTTCGGGGAGAGGACGCCGGGGACCTCGGCCTCGACCGGGATGGCCTCGTCATCACCGACGTGCTGTTCATTCCAGGCACCGAAACGAACCCGGTGAGCGCCACGATCAAGAACAGCGCCATCCCGAACGACTCCCGAGAGGTCGGCTCGGTCCACTCGCACCCCAACGGCGTGCTCCGGCCGAGCGACGCCGACCTCGCGACGTTTACGAGGGGATCGGTCCACGTCATCATCGGCGCACCGTACGGAGAGAACGACTGGAAGGCGTTCGACTCCGACGGCTACGAGACGGATCTCGACGTGCTCTCGGTCACCCTCCCCGATGACGACGCCTTCTTCGACTTCGACCAGAACGACATCGACGAGGAGCTCAGACGCGAGGACCGCCCCCGATGGTGA
- a CDS encoding adenylyltransferase/cytidyltransferase family protein, with the protein MRRVVAQGTFDLLHPGHVHYLEDAAAMGDVLTVIVARRTNVTHKPEPIVPGPQRRRMIEALDVVDEAILGHEEDIFVPIERIDPDVIVLGYDQHHDDAAIEAALRERGIDCELARASPMEGEGLLSTGQIVDRICERRC; encoded by the coding sequence GTGAGACGCGTCGTCGCCCAGGGCACCTTCGACCTGTTGCATCCCGGCCACGTCCACTACCTCGAAGACGCCGCAGCGATGGGCGACGTCCTCACCGTGATCGTCGCCCGCCGGACGAACGTCACCCACAAACCCGAACCGATCGTTCCCGGACCCCAACGCCGCCGGATGATCGAAGCCCTCGATGTCGTGGACGAGGCGATCCTGGGCCACGAGGAGGACATCTTCGTACCGATCGAACGGATCGACCCCGACGTGATCGTCCTCGGCTACGACCAACACCACGACGACGCGGCGATCGAAGCCGCGCTGAGAGAACGCGGCATCGACTGCGAACTCGCCCGGGCGTCGCCGATGGAGGGCGAGGGCCTGCTCTCGACGGGCCAGATCGTCGACCGGATCTGCGAGCGTCGGTGTTGA